A genome region from Akkermansiaceae bacterium includes the following:
- the can gene encoding carbonate dehydratase, whose translation MESIDQLIENNILWAERMRKGDPEFFTRLAQQQNPRYFWIGCSDSRVPANQITGLPPGEVFVHRNVANVVQETDFNVLAVLQYAVDVLKVSNVIVCGHYGCGGVQAALENFRHGIIDNWLAPIRALTRGHKDELSGLEDGAKLDRLCELNVLSQARHVARTTIVEDAWERGQQLAIHSWIYRLDQGILTPLRKPISSPSDIGGE comes from the coding sequence ATGGAAAGCATCGACCAACTCATCGAAAACAATATCCTATGGGCGGAGCGAATGCGCAAAGGCGATCCGGAGTTTTTCACCCGCCTGGCTCAGCAGCAGAACCCTCGGTATTTCTGGATCGGCTGCTCGGACTCACGCGTCCCGGCAAACCAGATCACCGGCCTGCCCCCCGGCGAGGTCTTCGTCCATCGCAACGTTGCAAACGTCGTCCAGGAAACGGATTTCAACGTGCTCGCCGTCCTGCAGTATGCCGTCGATGTCCTGAAAGTCAGCAACGTGATCGTCTGCGGCCACTACGGTTGTGGAGGAGTCCAGGCAGCGCTGGAAAACTTCCGCCACGGCATCATCGACAACTGGCTTGCCCCCATCCGTGCTCTGACGCGCGGCCACAAGGATGAACTCTCGGGCCTGGAAGACGGAGCCAAACTGGACCGCCTCTGCGAGCTCAACGTCCTTTCGCAAGCCCGTCACGTAGCCCGCACCACCATCGTGGAGGACGCCTGGGAGCGCGGCCAGCAACTCGCCATCCACTCATGGATCTACCGCCTGGATCAGGGAATCCTAACCCCACTGCGCAAGCCGATCTCATCGCCATCGGACATCGGCGGTGAGTGA
- a CDS encoding SMP-30/gluconolactonase/LRE family protein — translation MPVGNAAFLLIVKSATLLFLFAIASVHAEMSFERLDPAFDMLIPADAEIKVLATGFKWAEGPVWDVENGELLFSDVPNNVIHAWDGSKIREFMRPSGYTGLKGYGRESGSNGLTFDAQGRLILAEHGDRRVSILTKGGGKMTLADRFEGKRFNSPNDVVVHSSGAIYFTDPIYGLPKGEDDPLREIGFCGVYRIGTDGGVSLVTKELERPNGLAFSPDEKTLYVANSHGPRKIILAVSINADGGAAGQGVFFDAKELEGKGSMDGLKVDPSGNLWATGPGGLLVISPQGKLLGRVLTGKATANVSFGGKNSKTVFLTAHDTLLSVPRN, via the coding sequence ATGCCGGTTGGCAACGCCGCTTTCCTGTTGATCGTGAAATCCGCCACCTTGCTGTTCCTCTTCGCCATCGCATCGGTACATGCGGAAATGTCCTTCGAGCGGCTCGATCCTGCCTTTGACATGCTGATCCCCGCCGATGCCGAAATCAAGGTGCTTGCCACCGGTTTCAAATGGGCTGAGGGGCCGGTCTGGGATGTGGAAAACGGCGAACTGCTTTTTTCGGATGTGCCGAACAACGTGATCCACGCATGGGACGGTTCAAAGATCCGCGAGTTCATGCGCCCGTCCGGCTACACCGGGCTGAAGGGTTATGGCCGCGAGTCCGGGTCGAATGGCCTCACCTTCGACGCCCAGGGGCGCCTTATCCTTGCGGAGCACGGCGACCGCCGCGTTTCCATCCTCACCAAGGGCGGCGGGAAAATGACGCTCGCAGACCGTTTCGAGGGGAAGCGTTTCAATAGCCCGAACGATGTCGTCGTTCATTCTTCCGGAGCCATCTACTTCACCGACCCCATTTACGGCCTGCCGAAAGGAGAGGACGATCCCCTGCGGGAAATCGGTTTCTGCGGTGTTTATCGGATCGGCACGGACGGGGGCGTTTCCCTGGTCACAAAGGAATTGGAGCGCCCCAACGGTCTCGCTTTTTCCCCGGACGAGAAAACCCTCTACGTCGCAAATTCGCACGGACCGCGCAAGATCATCCTCGCGGTTTCGATCAACGCCGACGGCGGTGCGGCGGGGCAAGGGGTGTTCTTCGATGCGAAGGAGCTTGAAGGCAAGGGCTCCATGGACGGCCTCAAGGTCGATCCCTCTGGCAATCTTTGGGCCACCGGGCCAGGCGGGCTGCTGGTAATTTCACCGCAAGGGAAGCTCCTCGGCAGGGTGCTGACAGGAAAGGCAACCGCGAACGTCTCCTTCGGCGGGAAAAACAGCAAAACTGTGTTTTTGACAGCACACGACACTCTGCTTAGCGTTCCCCGTAACTAG